A genomic segment from Biomphalaria glabrata chromosome 16, xgBioGlab47.1, whole genome shotgun sequence encodes:
- the LOC106069002 gene encoding anion exchange protein 2-like isoform X2, which yields MAFHGRDKSRSGGIAEESIPLTSDQDGDGGNTDSLPSSESTLTPQEEAARTPLRAVNTEPVISRQTSWDMQEENVTRLTFLHDEVEKMFETEWRIEHETLTTDPNSKAQAAHVLGRESSKLALSESYHVDEAEYSRHRKVSYPHIHQPLRSLSNKSLSKSSKSHKEKKKGKKKKKKEKLRSFPSQGAIKSPTILEVEEEHVEALSDSDSSFSNDDSSDDDNDYEDGIRIRSDTLEESSVTPSVQVQPPTPSTPQELITISGLEQEETTSNSGLVDFFIGPDFPTPLNEQPEHFPQSLPAESNEPQLQDSGDTFTISDEETGLKSNGILHAHSDQSDVQLSGQETDAIQEAARSHRPDYLNLALSDGVGTPSPKASVPVREYSSGGKVKFVVGDDSSYPSYGNFQTPMPVVAGEEQTIKEQEPEEEEDKENVWKRKKRRDSGSKRRGSSDDEDHALLRVPSMEGSQSTKSGKRRHHHHHEHFHREDLIMRRQKGSEVKLDEALKKSPTETEEASMLYKADLDEMASHRFEDQRGIRRHKIARSKGALHSIVHIGKSHHVKKSKTVKKFDHSPHEVFVELDELHAGTEDTWEWREKARWIKFEEDVEEGADRWGKPHVASLSFHSLLELRRGLENGTVLLDLEASDLTSIIHNVVENMVIRDLVEEEVKGKLLRTLLLKHKHQQNDKGLLTSISQSSFGSNLGLSKSASTTSMTEKRLKENKAAAKLEMVKVDVDNNMPTLPEDMNKVSDYGTISRNGSLSPSPNKTMPIVESDLTDKQTDGIHIGITPVEQKKHVQDIMRRIPKGAEASNVLVGQVDFLKKPAMAFVRLAEGQMLENLTEVPLPVRFLFILLGPEKGGMDYHEVGRSLSTLMSNQQFHNVAYRAESREDLLRAINSFLDDSIVLPPGDWDHRTLLPITHMARKRALLRKQKKKDMEEKEALLYDKSDIPSDPLKRTGCLFGGVYNDIRRRFPLYWSDIKDGLNAQCLKTLFFIFFTCLSPCIAFGGLLSEKTNRLMGVVETMVATSVFGMMFSLLSGQPLLIIGATGPVLVFEESLYKFCKSHELEFLPFRFWIGLWVCTITTIAVALEGSFLVRYVTRFVEEIFAILISLIFIYEVVKKLVQIFTENPLQEFYCEELPLGNMNDSNLTDISNRTFKLYNATFDWLNETPSASYMYSSREDTEDFGTKKNQPNTALLSLILVFGTFLIAYFLRIFRNSKFLGRSVRRALGDFGVLIALVCMVILSFIMKTTYVQKLDMTDPLTPTASNRGWFINPMGMHKPFPVWVIFASALPGFLIFILLFMETQITEMILNKKERKLKKGSGYHLDQILLGLLTFLGGLFGLPWMCAATVRTVAHISALSEYSSTHAPGEKPQLLGVKEQRVTNFCVHLLIGAALAAGPVLREVPVPALFGVFLYLGVSTLSGVQMFERMKLLLMPVKYHPSVVYVRKVRTGQMHKFTLIQLACLIFMIVIKSTDAALAFPFLLVLLMPFRLKIVSKFFTHDELEHLDMEEEDFELDEEDDPDFYQQAHMPI from the exons ATGGCCTTCCACGGACGAGACAAGTCTAGATCAGGAGGG ATTGCTGAGGAATCTATACCATTGACATCTGATCAAGATGGTGATGGAGGCAACACAGATTCCTTACCAAGTTCTGAAAGTACTTTAACTCCTCAAGAAGAAGCGGCTAGAACTCCCCTAAGAGCTGTGAACACAGAGCCAGTCATATCAAGGCAAACATCTTGGGACATGCAAGAGGAAAATGTTACTAGGTTGACTTTCCTGCATGATGAG GTGGAGAAAATGTTTGAGACTGAATGGAGAATAGAACATGAGACACTTACAACTGACCCAAACTCCAAAGCCCAAGCAGCTCATGTGCTGGGCAGAGAAAGCAGTAAATTGGCCCTATCAGAGTCATACCATGTTGATGAAGCTGAGTATTCAC GACACCGTAAAGTTTCTTACCCTCATATTCATCAACCTTTGAGGTCTCTTTCCAACAAGTCCCTCAGCAAGTCTTCCAAGTCtcacaaggaaaagaaaaaaggaaagaaaaagaagaaaaaagaaaaattaagaaGTTTCCCATCTCAAGGAGCAATTAAAAGTCCCACAATTTTAGAAGTGGAAGAAGAACATGTAGAAGCGCTTTCA GATTCAGACAGCAGTTTTAGCAATGATGATTCCTCTGATGATGACAATGATTATGAAGATGGTATCAGAATCAGGAGTGATACTCTAGAGGAGAGCTCTGTAACTCCATCTGTTCAAGTTCAGCCTCCTACTCCTTCCACACCTCAGGAACTGATAACCATTTCAGGTTTAGAACAGGAAGAAACTACTTCAAACTCTGGACTT GTTGACTTTTTTATTGGGCCTGATTTCCCAACACCTTTAAATGAACAACCAGAACACTTTCCTCAATCACTTCCTGCTGAATCCAATGAGCCCCAACTTCAAGACTCGGGTGACACTTTCACTATCTCTGATGAAGAAACTGGCTTAAAATCTAATGGTATACTACATGCACATTCTGACCAATCTGATGTTCAGTTATCAGGCCAGGAAACAGATGCTATTCAAGAAGCTGCACGTTCCCATAGGCCTGATTACCTTAACCTTGCTCTTTCTGATGGTGTGGGAACACCTTCACCTAAAGCAAGTGTGCCTGTCAGAGAATATAGTTCTGGGGGCAAAGTCAAGTTTGTTGTTG GTGATGATTCCAGTTATCCAAGCTATGGAAATTTCCAGACACCTATGCCAGTTGTAGCTGGTGAAGAgcaaacaattaaagaacaagaACCTGAAGAGGAGGAAGACAAAGAAAATgtgtggaaaagaaaaaaaagaagagattcAGGCAGCAAAAGAAGAGGCAGCAGTGATGATGAAGATCATGCTTTACTTAGAGTTCCTAG CATGGAAGGCAGTCAGTCAACAAAATCAGGCAAACGTCGACATCATCATCACCATGAACATTTTCACCGAGAAGATTTAATCATGAGACGCCAGAAAGGAAGTGAGGTCAAGTTAGATGAAGCTTTAAAGAAATCTCCCACAGAGACAGAGGAAGCCTCAATGTTATACAAAGCAGATCTTGATGAAATGGCAA GTCATAGATTTGAAGATCAGAGAGGTATCAGGAGACATAAAATAGCTAGAAGTAAAGGGGCACTACACTCCATTGTACACATTGGAAAATCACACCATGTGAAGAAAAGTAAAACTGTTAAAAAGTTTGATCACAGTCCACATGAG GTGTTTGTTGAACTTGATGAGCTTCATGCTGGAACTGAAGACACATGGGAGTGGCGGGAGAAAGCTCGATGGATTAAATTTGAAGAGGATGTTGAGGAAGGTGCAGATAGGTGGGGCAAACCACATGTTGCTTCATTGTCTTTTCATTCACTTCTAGAACTAAGACGAGGATTAGAGAATG GTACTGTATTGCTAGACTTGGAGGCATCAGATTTAACATCTATCATTCATAATGTTGTGGAAAATATGGTTATTAGAGACTTGGTGGAGGAGGAAGTCAAAGGGAAGCTACTTAGGACTCTACTTCTGAAGCACAA ACACCAGCAGAATGACAAAGGCCTACTCACATCAATTTCTCAAAGTAGTTTTGGCTCAAACCTTGGTTTGAGTAAATCTGCCAGTACTACTTCCATGACTGAGAAAAGATTAAAGGAAAATAAAGCTGCTGCCAAGTTGGAGATGGTTAAAGTGGACGTTGATAACAATATG CCTACACTACCAGAAGATATGAATAAGGTCAGTGATTATGGTACTATCAGTAGGAATGGGAGTTTGTCCCCGTCACCTAACAAAACCATGCCGATAGTGGAGAGTGATTTG actGACAAACAAACAGATGGCATACATATCGGGATAACACCTGTTGAACAAAAGAAGCATGTACAAGATATCATGCGCCGTATACCCAAAG GAGCTGAAGCCAGCAATGTTCTAGTTGGTCAAGTGGATTTCCTTAAGAAACCTGCCATGGCATTTGTTAGGCTTGCTGAGGGTCAGATGTTGGAGAATTTAACAGAAGTTCCTTTACCTGTCAG gtttttgtttatattgctTGGCCCAGAGAAAGGAGGAATGGATTACCATGAAGTTGGTCGCTCATTGTCAACATTGATGTCCAATCAG CAATTTCACAATGTTGCTTATCGGGCTGAGTCACGAGAAGACTTACTGCGTGCTATTAATAGTTTTTTGGATGATTCTATTGTGCTTCCCCCTGGTGACTGGGACCATCGGACACTTCTACCTATTACGCACATGGCAAGAAAACGAGCTTTGCTAAGgaagcagaaaaaaaaggacatggaagagaaagaag CCTTACTCTATGATAAATCTGACATTCCTAGTGACCCACTGAAAAGAACTGGCTGTCTGTTTGGAGGAGTTTATAATGACATACGAAGGCGCTTTCCACTTTACTGGAGTGATATCAAAGATGGTTTGAATGCTCAGTgtctcaagactttgttcttcATCTTCTTCACCTGTTTGTCTCCTTGTATAGCATTTGGGGGATTGTTGA GTGAAAAGACAAACAGACTAATGGGTGTAGTAGAGACTATGGTAGCAACATCTGTATTTGGGATGATGTTTAGTTTACTGTCAGGTCAGCCTCTACTTATCATTGGTGCCACTGGACCAGTTCTTGTTTTTGAAGAAAGTTTATACAAA TTTTGTAAATCTCATGAGCTTGAGTTCCTGCCTTTTCGGTTCTGGATAGGTTTATGGGTTTGTACCATAACAACTATTGCAGTGGCTTTAGAGGGCAGCTTTCTTGTCCGTTATGTGACACGTTTTGTTGAGGAGATATTTGCCATCTTAATCTCACTTATCTTTATTTATGAAGTAGTGAAAAAACTTGTGCAG ATTTTTACAGAAAATCCACTTCAAGAGTTCTATTGTGAGGAATTACCTCTGGGTAACATGAATGACAGTAACTTGACAGACATTTCTAATAGAACTTTTAAACTTTACAATGCTACATTTGATTGGTTAAATGAAACACCATCAGCAAGCTACATGTACAGTTCTAGGGAGGACACAGAAGACTTTGGCACCAAAAAGAATCAACCTAACACTGCATTGTTATCTCTTATCTTGGTGTTTGGTACATTCCTAATAGCTTACTTCCTCAGGATATTTCGAAACAGCAAGTTTCTTGGACGAAGT gtgcgGCGTGCATTGGGAGACTTCGGTGTGCTCATTGCATTAGTTTGTATGGTTATTCTTAGTTTTATTATGAAGACAACATATGTGCAG AAACTAGACATGACTGACCCACTGACCCCTACAGCATCCAACCGTGGTTGGTTTATTAACCCAATGGGCATGCataagccatttcctgtttgggTGATATTTGCTTCTGCTCTGCCAGGGTTTTTGATATTTATACTTTTGTTTATGGAAACACAAATAACTGA GATGATTCTGAACAAAAAGGAGCGTAAACTAAAGAAAGGTTCTGGCTATCATTTAGATCAGATCCTTTTGGGACTATTGACTTTCCTTGGTGGTTTGTTTGGTCTTCCTTGGATGTGTGCAGCTACAGTCAGGACAGTGGCCCATATCAGTGCATTGAGTGAATACAGCAGTACTCATGCACCAGGAGAAAAACCTCAACTACTTGGAGTCAAAGAACAAAGAGTCACTAATTTTTGTGTACATCTGTTGATTG GTGCTGCTCTGGCTGCTGGTCCAGTGCTGAGAGAAGTTCCAGTACCTGCCCTGTTTGGTGTCTTCCTCTATCTTGGTGTTTCAACACTTAGTGGTGTACAgatgtttgaaagaatgaaacttTTGTTGATGCCTGTTAAATATCACCCTTCTGTGGTTTATGTCAGAAAG gtACGGACTGGACAGATGCACAAGTTTACATTGATCCAATTGGCTTGTCTTATATTCATGATAGTTATCAAGTCCACTGATGCTGCTCTGGCCTTCCCATTCCTTCTTGTCCTACTTATGCCTTTCAGATTGAAGATTGTTAGTAAATTTTTTACACATGATGAGCTGGAGCAT CTTGACATGGAGGAGGAAGATTTTGAATTGGATGAAGAAGATGATCCTGATTTCTATCAACAAGCTCACATGCCTATATAA